The Calothrix sp. PCC 7507 DNA segment TGGGCAGTGCCCACCCTACAGGTATTACAGGTACTTATTTGCTGATAATTAACAATAATTTTATAGGTAAATATTATGTCTAAAGTTGTCTCTGTTCACTCATTCCGTGGTGGTACTGGTAAGTCAAACGTGACTGCAAATTTAGCAACAATTCTTGCTCGTTCTGGTAAGCGGGTGGGTATTGTCGATACTGATATTCAATCACCAGGAATCCACGTTCTTTTCGGTCTGGATGAGAAAAAAATTGGCTACACTCTTAATGATTATCTTTGGGGTCGTTGTGCAATTGAACAGGCTGCTTATGATGTCAGTCAAACAGTTAAAATTAAACCGAAACCCTTTGGGTTGAGTGGTGCTATTTATTTGATTCCTTCTAGTATTAAAACGGGCGAGATATCTCGGATTCTGCGTGAGGGATATGATGCTCGGTTACTCAATGATGGCTTTTGTAATCTTACTCGCCGTTTGAAATTGGATTATCTATTTATTGACACTCACCCTGGCATTAACGAAGAAACTCTGCTTTCTATTATCATTTCTAATATCCTCATTGTAATTCTGCGTCCAGACCATCAAGATTATCAGGGCACCGCTGTCGCTGTGGATGTAGCACGTAAGTTAGATGTTCCTAACATCATGTTGGTAGTTAATAAAGCACTGCCAAAGTTAAATTTTCAAGCCTTGCGCCAACAGGTAAAGTCTGCCTATGGTGCAACTGTGGCGGGTGTATTACCTGTATGCGAAGAGATGTTTCAGTTAGGTAGCAGTGATATTTTCAGCTTACGCTACCCGGATCATGCTTGGACACAAGAAGTACATGCGATCGCTAAACAGCTCGTTCAGATAAAATAAGTTATTCGTTCACTGATGACTGTTAACTGTCAAAGCATTTGTCGCGCCATGAGTTGAGCAAATAGCCCTGGTTGATTTGCGAGTTGCTGAAAACTGCCTTGTTGGACAACTCTACCGTCTTGAAAGACATAAATGCGGTGAGCATTGCGGATGGTGCTGAGACGATGGGCGATCGCTATTCTGGTTACTTGTAATCGCTCTAAACTTTCACTAACAATTGCCTGAGTTCTATTATCTAACGCACTTGTAGCCTCGTCAAACAGCAAAATCCGGGGTTTCAAGACTAATGCACGGGCAATCAATAGCCGTTGTCTTTGCCCTCCCGAAAGGTTTGTACCCCCCTCACTAACAACAGTATGCATACCCATTG contains these protein-coding regions:
- a CDS encoding MinD/ParA family protein; its protein translation is MSKVVSVHSFRGGTGKSNVTANLATILARSGKRVGIVDTDIQSPGIHVLFGLDEKKIGYTLNDYLWGRCAIEQAAYDVSQTVKIKPKPFGLSGAIYLIPSSIKTGEISRILREGYDARLLNDGFCNLTRRLKLDYLFIDTHPGINEETLLSIIISNILIVILRPDHQDYQGTAVAVDVARKLDVPNIMLVVNKALPKLNFQALRQQVKSAYGATVAGVLPVCEEMFQLGSSDIFSLRYPDHAWTQEVHAIAKQLVQIK